One Marinitoga hydrogenitolerans DSM 16785 genomic window carries:
- a CDS encoding PadR family transcriptional regulator encodes MEDTNKCKVFNKSGKLICDLLLILIAEKPSYGYELSNRLCEMGITIPEGIGQKGRVYRALSDLEKKKEIKFDWDTTSSPPRKIYKITQKGKDRIKNFIIEMEEQIKVFKNFISKAKENI; translated from the coding sequence ATGGAAGACACTAACAAATGCAAAGTTTTTAATAAAAGTGGAAAATTAATATGCGATTTACTCCTTATTTTAATAGCCGAAAAACCAAGTTATGGCTATGAGTTATCCAATAGATTATGTGAAATGGGAATAACTATTCCCGAAGGAATAGGCCAAAAAGGTAGAGTATATCGCGCTTTATCAGATTTAGAGAAAAAAAAGGAAATTAAATTTGACTGGGATACTACATCCAGTCCTCCACGCAAAATTTATAAAATTACTCAAAAAGGAAAAGATAGAATAAAAAATTTCATCATAGAGATGGAAGAGCAAATTAAAGTATTTAAAAATTTTATTAGCAAAGCAAAAGAAAATATATAA